Proteins encoded within one genomic window of Candidatus Desulfarcum epimagneticum:
- a CDS encoding Acetyl-CoA acetyltransferase gives MGKAAIIGVGQSAFTRQYPGSIRELAFESFREAVKDAGITAKDIDASVVCSAPEYDKQRSPAGVLAEYMGLNPQPTFYVETLCSSGSTGLRLAYSLIESGLHDVVLVSGFQKMSEISSAESQERMGRGADIQWESPFGTMMPAYYAMHARAHMEKHGTTLEDLARVREKAATYGQINDRAVYRKPVSADMLSDPENRMSGPVSSPLRVGDCCANADGSSCVIVASEEKARAFSKKPVWILGVGAASASVNLSGRDSFSSLDAAERAARQAYDMAGVGPGDIDVAEVHDCFTIAEIMACENLGFAEPGGAKDLIQSKETYREGRIPVNVDGGLLSKGHPIGATGGSQIRTIVLQLRGEAGDMQVKDPEIGLVHNIGGVGIYGNVTILGRR, from the coding sequence ATGGGAAAAGCAGCGATTATCGGGGTGGGGCAAAGCGCCTTCACCCGTCAATACCCGGGCTCCATCCGGGAGCTGGCCTTTGAAAGCTTCCGGGAGGCGGTGAAAGACGCCGGAATCACCGCCAAAGACATCGACGCGTCGGTGGTGTGCTCGGCGCCGGAGTATGACAAACAGCGGTCCCCGGCCGGGGTTCTGGCCGAGTACATGGGGTTGAACCCCCAGCCGACTTTTTATGTGGAGACCCTGTGCTCGTCCGGGAGCACGGGGCTGAGACTGGCCTATTCCCTTATCGAATCGGGCCTTCACGACGTGGTTTTGGTGTCGGGTTTTCAGAAGATGTCGGAAATATCATCGGCCGAATCCCAGGAAAGAATGGGACGGGGCGCGGACATCCAGTGGGAAAGCCCCTTCGGCACCATGATGCCGGCCTATTACGCCATGCACGCCCGGGCCCACATGGAAAAACACGGGACCACTCTGGAAGACCTGGCCCGGGTTCGGGAAAAGGCCGCCACCTATGGTCAGATCAATGACCGGGCGGTTTACCGAAAACCGGTGTCGGCCGATATGCTCAGCGACCCCGAAAACCGGATGTCGGGCCCCGTGTCCAGCCCCCTTCGGGTGGGGGACTGCTGCGCCAACGCCGACGGCAGCTCGTGCGTCATTGTGGCCAGTGAGGAAAAGGCCCGGGCCTTTTCAAAAAAACCGGTATGGATACTGGGCGTGGGCGCGGCGTCGGCCAGCGTCAACCTGTCCGGGCGGGACTCCTTTTCGAGCCTGGACGCGGCGGAAAGGGCCGCCCGCCAGGCCTATGACATGGCCGGGGTGGGACCCGGCGACATTGATGTGGCCGAGGTCCACGACTGTTTCACCATCGCCGAGATCATGGCCTGCGAGAACCTGGGCTTTGCCGAACCCGGCGGGGCGAAGGATTTGATCCAGTCCAAAGAAACCTACAGGGAGGGGCGCATTCCGGTGAATGTGGACGGGGGCCTTCTTTCCAAAGGGCATCCCATCGGCGCCACGGGCGGCTCCCAGATCAGAACCATTGTGCTTCAGCTTCGGGGAGAGGCCGGGGACATGCAGGTCAAGGATCCTGAGATCGGCCTGGTCCACAATATCGGCGGCGTGGGAATATACGGAAATGTAACCATTTTAGGGAGGCGGTGA
- a CDS encoding DNA-binding protein, protein MGGKKKETDDRFKKFGTVSFTSISKINDFIDYLEDGKLMGSGCEKCGQVFFPPRADCHECLSSDMKWFEVKGTGKLATYSRLKYAPAGFQDDAPYMVAVLDYGAYKVFGRIAADLSEDEIEIGMEMVASPNRLEGGQMNYVFAKA, encoded by the coding sequence ATGGGCGGCAAAAAAAAAGAGACGGATGACCGGTTTAAAAAATTCGGAACGGTGAGCTTCACCTCCATTTCAAAAATAAACGATTTCATCGATTACCTGGAGGACGGAAAACTCATGGGCTCCGGGTGCGAAAAATGCGGACAGGTGTTTTTTCCCCCCCGGGCCGACTGCCATGAGTGCCTGTCGTCGGACATGAAGTGGTTCGAGGTCAAAGGGACCGGAAAGCTGGCGACCTACAGCCGGCTTAAATACGCCCCGGCGGGCTTCCAGGACGACGCGCCGTACATGGTGGCGGTTCTGGATTATGGCGCCTACAAAGTGTTCGGAAGAATAGCCGCGGACCTTTCCGAAGATGAGATCGAAATCGGAATGGAGATGGTGGCCTCGCCGAACCGGCTGGAGGGCGGACAGATGAATTATGTGTTTGCCAAAGCGTGA
- a CDS encoding Enoyl-CoA hydratase → MSEKKYIKMTRDKGAAFLLMDRPKHNVLDIEMIREFTAALKEAAADPDLKCLVIRGKGAGFCAGVEVSDHKPEMVHEMISSFNTIFEAMETLEIPVIAAVEGACLGGGMEVAIACDIIVAAKGAVFGQPEIKLGFLPPFAAIRLPELVGPARAIEICASGRRYSAKEGRRMGFVSHVFSDDKFEKKLGKLIKEFTYSSPLILRLNKRAVKAHLGLPFKDALAGVSDLFLNTLMKTEDTLEGIKSFEEKRPAEWKNR, encoded by the coding sequence ATGTCTGAAAAAAAATACATCAAAATGACCCGTGACAAGGGCGCGGCCTTTCTTTTAATGGACCGTCCCAAGCACAATGTTCTGGACATTGAAATGATCAGGGAATTCACCGCCGCCCTCAAAGAGGCCGCCGCGGACCCGGACCTGAAATGCCTGGTGATCCGGGGCAAGGGCGCCGGCTTCTGCGCCGGCGTGGAAGTGTCGGATCACAAACCGGAGATGGTCCATGAGATGATCTCGTCATTCAACACCATATTCGAGGCCATGGAGACTCTGGAGATTCCCGTCATCGCGGCGGTGGAGGGGGCCTGCCTGGGCGGCGGCATGGAGGTGGCCATCGCCTGCGACATCATCGTGGCCGCCAAAGGCGCGGTGTTCGGCCAGCCCGAGATCAAGCTGGGCTTTTTGCCGCCTTTCGCGGCCATCCGCCTTCCCGAGCTGGTGGGGCCGGCCAGGGCCATCGAGATATGCGCCTCGGGCAGACGCTACTCCGCCAAGGAAGGCCGCCGAATGGGTTTTGTGTCCCATGTGTTCAGCGATGACAAATTTGAAAAAAAACTGGGGAAACTGATCAAGGAATTCACCTACAGCAGCCCCCTGATTCTTCGCCTGAACAAACGGGCCGTGAAAGCGCACCTGGGACTGCCTTTCAAAGACGCCCTGGCCGGGGTGAGCGATCTGTTTTTGAACACGCTGATGAAAACCGAGGACACCCTTGAGGGCATCAAGAGCTTTGAGGAGAAAAGACCCGCGGAGTGGAAGAACCGGTGA
- a CDS encoding conserved hypothetical protein (Evidence 4 : Unknown function but conserved in other organisms), whose protein sequence is MNDIVHTIKSYYITEHARFEMKRRGIKESEVDRVLSSPGQVEEVRDGRLVYQSKMRMGTPHGKYLLRVFVDIDREPAAIVTAYRTSKIHKYWKN, encoded by the coding sequence ATGAATGATATTGTTCACACGATAAAAAGTTATTATATCACGGAACATGCCCGTTTTGAAATGAAACGCCGCGGCATAAAAGAATCAGAAGTGGACCGTGTTTTGTCTTCGCCGGGTCAGGTTGAAGAGGTTCGCGACGGCCGCTTGGTTTATCAGTCAAAAATGCGTATGGGAACGCCGCATGGAAAATATTTGTTGCGGGTTTTTGTCGATATTGATCGGGAGCCGGCGGCGATAGTAACGGCCTATCGCACAAGCAAAATACATAAATACTGGAAGAATTAA
- a CDS encoding conserved hypothetical protein (Evidence 4 : Unknown function but conserved in other organisms) — MKVIYHNDTDTLTIIFSDRIVHESDEEKPGVILDYDQSGALVSMEVLDASRKGIAPDRIEYRAVPSVAQKGVAL; from the coding sequence ATGAAAGTCATCTACCATAACGACACAGACACTTTGACCATTATTTTTTCTGACAGAATTGTGCATGAGAGTGATGAGGAAAAACCCGGCGTCATTCTTGATTATGATCAATCCGGGGCCTTGGTGTCAATGGAGGTTCTGGACGCCTCACGGAAAGGAATCGCGCCTGATCGCATCGAGTATCGGGCCGTTCCTTCCGTCGCTCAAAAAGGCGTGGCGCTTTGA
- a CDS encoding hypothetical protein (Evidence 5 : Unknown function) codes for MGQGEQTLADDDEDIAAFDESADEPLISYEEMISSLKREGRFPLCQSK; via the coding sequence ATGGGACAGGGAGAACAGACGCTTGCCGATGATGATGAGGATATTGCCGCATTTGATGAGAGCGCTGACGAGCCTTTGATCAGTTATGAAGAAATGATCAGCAGTCTTAAAAGAGAAGGCCGTTTCCCTCTGTGTCAATCTAAATGA
- a CDS encoding conserved hypothetical protein (Evidence 4 : Unknown function but conserved in other organisms), translated as MAQVKVYYDKTGNTLTVWFGDSREEYICEETGDEVVLIKNRSGQVIGFEKLNYSLSGSESMNVAFEAATV; from the coding sequence ATGGCCCAGGTAAAAGTCTATTATGATAAAACGGGCAATACCCTGACGGTTTGGTTTGGCGATTCACGGGAAGAATACATCTGTGAGGAAACCGGCGATGAGGTGGTTTTGATAAAAAACAGGTCAGGGCAGGTCATTGGTTTTGAAAAATTAAATTATTCTTTGTCCGGTTCCGAATCCATGAATGTGGCCTTTGAGGCCGCCACCGTCTAA
- a CDS encoding PD-(D/E)XK nuclease superfamily protein gives MWPLRPPPSNDAARRGGTSKKKTLKKLPIGISDFTKVREEDRYFVDKSLLIKEIIDEEAEIALLPRPRRFGKTLNLSMLKCFFEKRGDKDRKRALFRGLRVEKDPDFDRHFFKYPVIYLTFKDVKALDFENAFEAIRMLLADEFQRHADLLDSDRVSRMDKDRIENIIYMQAAPAACQRALKDLSACLHRHHGEKPLILIDEYDSPIHAAYSGDYYEEIIDFFRSFLSAGLKDNPHIHKGVLTGILRVAKESIFSDMNNLSVYSVLSGKFSDKFGLTEKEVEELLRHHGLEKEEETVKAWYNGYIFKENVIYNPWSIINYVSNISDGPKAYWANTSSNRLIKDLVQNAPYPFKEEMRDLLKDIPVEKRVEENVVFEDLGKDDVAIYSFLVFCGYLNAFDTRHVENEYWGKLLIPNLEVKLIFKNIILQWINESYENHKLTAMLKALTGADVKTFEKILGDFVLETLSYFDTAGKSVEKVYQAFILGLLVNLAPEYEVNSEKESGYGRYDISVIPKDKNATAVVMELKTIDSDETKDQALESALGQIEEKQYAAAVMKSGVKDVLRLAVVFDGKRAWARESSPATV, from the coding sequence ATGTGGCCTTTGAGGCCGCCACCGTCTAATGACGCCGCAAGGCGCGGCGGAACGAGTAAAAAAAAAACATTGAAGAAACTTCCAATCGGCATAAGCGATTTCACGAAAGTCAGGGAGGAGGACCGCTATTTTGTCGACAAGTCTCTTTTGATCAAAGAGATCATCGACGAAGAGGCGGAAATCGCCCTGCTGCCGCGTCCCAGGCGATTCGGAAAGACGCTGAATCTGTCCATGCTGAAATGTTTTTTTGAAAAAAGGGGGGACAAAGACAGGAAAAGGGCGCTTTTCAGGGGCCTTCGGGTGGAGAAAGACCCGGATTTTGACCGGCATTTTTTTAAATACCCGGTGATCTATCTCACATTCAAGGATGTGAAGGCCCTGGATTTCGAAAACGCCTTTGAGGCCATCCGGATGCTTCTGGCCGACGAGTTCCAGCGTCACGCCGATCTTCTGGATTCCGACCGGGTGAGCCGGATGGACAAAGACAGGATCGAGAACATCATATACATGCAGGCCGCCCCGGCGGCCTGCCAAAGGGCCTTAAAGGACCTTTCGGCCTGCCTTCACCGGCATCACGGAGAAAAGCCCCTGATTCTGATCGACGAATACGACTCCCCCATCCACGCCGCTTACAGCGGAGATTATTATGAAGAGATTATTGATTTTTTCAGAAGTTTTCTGTCCGCCGGTTTAAAAGACAATCCCCATATCCACAAAGGGGTTTTGACCGGCATATTGCGGGTGGCCAAAGAGTCCATATTTTCGGACATGAACAACCTGTCGGTTTACAGCGTTTTGAGCGGGAAATTTTCGGACAAATTTGGTCTGACTGAAAAAGAGGTGGAAGAACTTTTGCGTCATCATGGTCTGGAAAAGGAGGAAGAAACCGTAAAAGCCTGGTACAACGGTTATATATTCAAGGAAAACGTCATCTACAATCCATGGTCCATCATCAACTATGTGTCCAATATTTCAGACGGACCCAAAGCGTATTGGGCCAACACGTCCTCCAACCGCCTGATCAAAGACCTGGTCCAAAACGCCCCTTACCCCTTCAAGGAGGAGATGCGCGACCTTTTAAAAGACATCCCGGTCGAAAAAAGGGTGGAAGAAAATGTCGTGTTTGAGGATTTGGGGAAAGACGATGTGGCGATTTACAGTTTCCTGGTTTTTTGCGGTTACTTAAATGCCTTTGACACGAGGCATGTGGAGAACGAATATTGGGGCAAACTGCTTATTCCCAACCTGGAGGTCAAGCTGATATTTAAAAATATCATCCTCCAGTGGATCAACGAATCCTACGAAAACCACAAGCTCACGGCCATGCTCAAAGCGCTGACCGGCGCCGACGTGAAAACCTTTGAAAAGATACTGGGCGATTTTGTTTTAGAGACGCTTTCGTATTTCGACACGGCGGGAAAGAGCGTGGAGAAGGTTTACCAGGCGTTTATTTTGGGCCTTCTGGTGAATTTGGCGCCGGAGTATGAGGTGAATTCGGAAAAGGAGTCGGGCTACGGCCGATACGACATTTCGGTGATTCCCAAAGACAAAAACGCGACGGCCGTCGTGATGGAGCTGAAAACCATCGATTCGGACGAGACAAAGGACCAGGCGCTTGAAAGCGCGCTTGGCCAGATTGAGGAGAAACAATACGCCGCCGCGGTCATGAAAAGCGGGGTAAAAGATGTGCTGAGGCTGGCGGTGGTGTTTGACGGAAAGCGGGCGTGGGCCAGGGAGTCGTCCCCGGCAACCGTCTGA
- a CDS encoding 3-hydroxyacyl-CoA dehydrogenase, which translates to MSEIKKVGVIGAGNMGSGIAQKIAQEGIDVVMMDIKPEFVEKGMDTIKKLLNEGVERKIFTPARVEEILSRILPTTDLKDVADADLVVEAVFEDKKVKTDLFKKLDDVCDSKTILATNTSSFYVKDFSDEISRPDRFVGLHYFFHPAKNRLLEIIPSDATSAATIEKSELFSKLHGKTGIVVKDAPGFAVNRFFVPFLNEAVRMLEEGMADIPTIEEGAKRAFKIGMGPFLLMNVTGIPIAFHAATTLGNEIGPFYSPAPALKAQVEKNEDWNIKGDFDESKLEGVMDRFYGVALGVAAALVDEGVASVEDTDRGAKIGLRWLMGPFEIMNRIGIDKTFDAVEAMTKKYPDFKMPEILAKQKQAGAPFEFRLVDLEVKDKIAYITINRPEAMNALNEAVVGQLAERFEEAQNNPDAKAIAFQGAGKAFVAGADIRYFVKNIKAGKIPDIVAFTREGHELFLKIENSSKPTIAILDGLSLGGGTELALSCQAIAATPAGSFAFPETGIGIYPGLGGMLRFARFAGPELAKYYVFTGAPISAKDAHELGIVTVLSDRAGIGAAVRDLAGAMPEKYAARDLPERFKAPAALCASANVDRLLSGQAPEGGDEAAAAKLLKVFGFKAPVAMRLSSEIIDSQIGKSIEEGMEIELGRLEEIFSTEDALEGLSSAGRKRPVFKGK; encoded by the coding sequence ATGTCTGAAATCAAAAAGGTCGGCGTCATCGGCGCCGGAAACATGGGAAGCGGGATCGCCCAGAAGATCGCCCAGGAAGGCATTGATGTGGTCATGATGGACATCAAGCCCGAGTTTGTGGAAAAGGGCATGGATACCATCAAAAAACTTTTGAACGAAGGCGTGGAGCGCAAAATTTTCACCCCGGCGCGGGTGGAGGAAATCCTTTCCCGGATTTTGCCCACCACGGATTTAAAAGACGTGGCCGACGCCGATCTGGTGGTGGAGGCGGTGTTTGAGGACAAAAAGGTCAAAACCGATCTTTTCAAAAAGCTCGACGATGTCTGCGACTCCAAAACCATCCTGGCCACCAACACCTCCAGCTTTTATGTGAAGGATTTTTCCGATGAGATTTCCCGGCCGGACCGGTTCGTCGGCCTGCACTACTTTTTCCACCCGGCCAAAAACCGCCTTTTAGAGATCATCCCCTCGGACGCCACGTCGGCCGCGACCATTGAAAAATCCGAGCTTTTTTCCAAGCTTCACGGCAAAACCGGGATTGTGGTCAAAGACGCGCCGGGGTTCGCCGTCAACCGGTTTTTCGTGCCCTTTTTAAATGAGGCCGTCCGAATGCTGGAAGAGGGCATGGCCGACATTCCCACCATTGAGGAGGGGGCCAAGCGGGCGTTTAAAATCGGCATGGGGCCGTTTCTTCTGATGAATGTGACGGGGATTCCCATCGCCTTTCACGCGGCCACCACCCTGGGAAACGAGATCGGGCCTTTTTATTCCCCGGCCCCGGCTTTGAAAGCGCAGGTGGAGAAAAACGAGGACTGGAACATCAAGGGCGATTTTGACGAGTCGAAACTGGAAGGCGTTATGGACCGGTTTTACGGCGTGGCCCTGGGCGTGGCGGCGGCTTTGGTGGACGAGGGCGTGGCCTCGGTGGAGGACACCGACCGGGGGGCCAAAATCGGCCTTCGGTGGCTCATGGGACCCTTTGAGATCATGAACCGCATCGGGATCGACAAGACCTTTGACGCGGTTGAGGCCATGACAAAGAAATACCCCGATTTTAAAATGCCTGAAATTCTGGCAAAACAAAAACAGGCGGGCGCTCCTTTTGAGTTCAGGCTGGTGGATCTGGAGGTGAAAGACAAAATCGCCTATATCACCATCAACCGCCCCGAGGCCATGAACGCGCTCAACGAAGCCGTGGTGGGCCAGCTCGCCGAGCGTTTTGAGGAGGCCCAAAATAATCCCGACGCGAAGGCCATCGCCTTCCAGGGCGCGGGAAAAGCCTTTGTGGCCGGCGCCGACATCCGGTATTTTGTCAAAAACATCAAGGCGGGCAAAATTCCGGACATCGTGGCATTCACCCGCGAGGGCCATGAGCTGTTTTTAAAGATCGAAAATTCCTCCAAGCCCACCATCGCCATCCTGGACGGCCTGTCTTTGGGCGGGGGAACCGAGCTGGCCCTGTCCTGCCAGGCCATCGCGGCCACGCCCGCCGGGTCTTTCGCTTTTCCCGAAACCGGCATCGGCATTTACCCGGGCCTGGGGGGCATGCTGCGCTTCGCCCGTTTCGCGGGGCCTGAGCTGGCCAAATACTATGTGTTCACCGGCGCGCCCATCAGCGCCAAAGACGCCCATGAGCTGGGGATTGTCACGGTCCTGTCGGACCGGGCCGGCATCGGCGCGGCGGTGAGGGACCTGGCCGGGGCCATGCCTGAGAAATACGCGGCCCGGGACCTGCCTGAGCGCTTCAAGGCGCCGGCGGCCCTGTGCGCTTCCGCAAATGTGGACCGACTGCTGTCCGGCCAGGCGCCGGAGGGCGGCGACGAGGCGGCGGCGGCCAAGCTGCTCAAAGTCTTCGGATTCAAGGCGCCGGTGGCCATGCGGCTTTCCAGCGAGATCATCGACTCCCAGATCGGCAAAAGCATTGAGGAGGGGATGGAGATTGAGCTGGGCCGTCTGGAGGAGATATTCTCCACGGAGGACGCCCTGGAGGGGCTGTCTTCGGCGGGGAGGAAGAGGCCGGTGTTTAAAGGCAAATAA
- the iorA gene encoding Indolepyruvate oxidoreductase subunit IorA: protein MHKLLVDKPGERIMLLGNEAIARGAVEAGVAFGATYPGTPSSELSLNLFQFSHESDLYFEYSANEKVALEVAAGAANSGLRTMCIMKHVGLNVAADPLMTLAYVGVTGGLVILTADDPFMFSSQNEQDNRYYGKLSGLPILEPSSVAEAKEMIPYAFDLSEKLKEPVIFRTTTRVNHSSAFVTFGELRERKTKGDFVKNPMNYVTVPAVSRKLHVVLLENIKKAAEISETSPYNFVTGDGDFGVICNGVSHGYVSDAVRELGAEDKVKVLRVGFSHPMPANLVKDFLKGCEKVLVVEEGEPYMEESVKAMAQEEGLTLPIRGKADDLFSRLYEFDPDMVARNMAAFFDLPYQAAQKPDLSDIPELPQRPPNLCAGCSHRATYYAVKKAAEGMDTIYPTDIGCYTLGFLPPLGMGDFLICMGSSVSTSCGFSKATDKKVISFIGDSTFFHSGMTGLVNAVHNNHNFTLVILDNGTTAMTGHQPNPGVNMDDLNLSREYAHVDIEAVVKGLGVTHLTVVKPYKVKKTIEAVKEALAYQGVSVVISKEMCTLYAKSLKKLKPRAFYVSDKCQNHRTCINEIACPAFFLDGEKVSIDPAACVGCAVCAQICPENAILPVKGK from the coding sequence ATGCATAAACTGCTTGTGGACAAACCCGGGGAAAGAATCATGCTTTTGGGAAACGAGGCCATCGCCCGGGGGGCCGTTGAGGCCGGGGTGGCGTTCGGCGCCACCTATCCGGGGACGCCGTCTTCGGAGCTGTCTTTGAATCTGTTCCAGTTTTCCCACGAAAGCGATCTTTATTTCGAGTACAGCGCCAACGAAAAAGTGGCCCTGGAGGTGGCGGCCGGCGCGGCCAACTCGGGTCTTCGGACCATGTGCATCATGAAGCACGTGGGGCTCAACGTGGCGGCGGACCCCCTCATGACCCTGGCCTATGTGGGGGTCACCGGGGGACTGGTGATTCTCACCGCCGACGACCCGTTCATGTTTTCCAGCCAGAATGAGCAGGACAACCGGTATTACGGAAAGCTGTCCGGGCTTCCCATCCTGGAGCCGTCCTCCGTGGCCGAGGCCAAGGAGATGATCCCCTATGCCTTTGATCTGTCCGAAAAGCTCAAAGAGCCGGTGATTTTCAGGACCACCACCCGGGTGAACCATTCCAGCGCCTTTGTGACCTTCGGCGAGCTGCGGGAGCGAAAAACCAAAGGGGATTTTGTGAAAAACCCCATGAATTATGTCACCGTGCCGGCGGTGTCCCGGAAACTGCACGTGGTTTTGCTTGAAAACATCAAAAAAGCCGCGGAAATCTCGGAAACCTCCCCGTACAATTTCGTGACCGGGGACGGCGATTTCGGCGTGATCTGCAACGGCGTGAGCCACGGCTACGTCTCCGACGCCGTCAGGGAGCTGGGCGCCGAAGACAAAGTGAAGGTCCTTCGCGTCGGCTTTTCCCACCCCATGCCCGCCAACCTGGTGAAGGATTTCCTGAAAGGATGCGAAAAGGTCCTGGTGGTGGAGGAGGGCGAGCCCTATATGGAGGAAAGCGTCAAGGCCATGGCCCAGGAGGAGGGGCTGACCCTTCCCATCCGGGGCAAGGCCGACGATCTGTTTTCCCGGCTTTATGAGTTTGACCCCGATATGGTGGCCCGAAACATGGCCGCCTTTTTCGATCTGCCCTACCAGGCGGCCCAAAAGCCGGACCTGTCCGACATTCCGGAGCTTCCCCAGCGCCCGCCCAACCTCTGCGCCGGGTGCTCCCACCGGGCCACGTATTACGCGGTCAAAAAGGCCGCCGAAGGCATGGACACGATCTATCCCACAGACATCGGCTGCTACACCCTGGGATTTCTGCCGCCTTTGGGCATGGGGGACTTTCTCATCTGCATGGGCTCTTCGGTGAGCACATCCTGCGGCTTTTCAAAGGCCACGGACAAAAAGGTCATCTCTTTCATCGGGGACTCCACCTTTTTCCATTCCGGCATGACCGGGCTGGTCAACGCCGTGCACAACAACCACAATTTCACCCTCGTGATCCTGGACAACGGCACCACGGCCATGACCGGCCACCAGCCCAATCCCGGCGTGAATATGGACGATCTGAACCTGTCCCGGGAGTACGCCCATGTGGACATTGAGGCTGTGGTCAAAGGCCTGGGTGTGACGCATCTCACGGTGGTGAAACCCTACAAGGTGAAAAAGACCATTGAGGCCGTCAAAGAGGCGCTGGCCTACCAGGGCGTTTCCGTGGTCATTTCGAAAGAGATGTGCACCCTTTACGCCAAGAGCCTGAAAAAACTTAAACCCAGGGCTTTTTATGTGAGCGACAAGTGCCAAAACCACCGGACCTGCATCAACGAGATCGCCTGCCCCGCGTTTTTCCTGGACGGGGAAAAGGTGAGCATCGACCCCGCGGCCTGCGTGGGCTGCGCGGTTTGCGCCCAGATATGTCCTGAGAACGCGATTTTGCCGGTAAAAGGAAAATAA
- the iorB gene encoding Indolepyruvate oxidoreductase subunit IorB, with amino-acid sequence MSIKRLIIVAVGGQGNLLATKVLGEAALLSDVPVRMSEIHGMAQRGGIVESAVVFGDAESSIISDGKADLLAGFEPSETLRAMNKCNSGTVVITNLAPLPPFTVAIGRGVYPDIGKLQELIRAKAKKLVAFDAVEVARQAGNALSVNMALLGAIIQTGVLDIPADNVRKAISTTTKKAFVDSNLKAFDLGFEAAAKA; translated from the coding sequence ATGAGCATAAAAAGACTGATTATCGTGGCCGTGGGCGGGCAGGGCAACCTTCTGGCCACCAAAGTGCTGGGAGAGGCGGCCCTTTTGTCGGACGTCCCTGTGCGCATGAGCGAAATACACGGCATGGCCCAGCGCGGGGGAATCGTGGAGTCGGCGGTGGTGTTCGGAGACGCCGAAAGCTCCATTATTTCAGACGGAAAGGCCGATCTCCTGGCCGGGTTCGAGCCGTCGGAAACCCTTCGCGCCATGAACAAATGCAACTCCGGGACGGTGGTGATCACCAACCTGGCCCCCCTTCCGCCGTTCACGGTGGCCATCGGCCGGGGGGTGTACCCCGACATCGGCAAATTGCAGGAGCTGATCCGGGCCAAGGCCAAAAAGCTGGTGGCCTTTGACGCCGTTGAGGTGGCCAGACAGGCGGGAAACGCGCTGTCGGTGAACATGGCGCTCCTGGGCGCCATCATCCAGACCGGGGTTTTGGACATCCCGGCCGACAATGTGCGGAAAGCCATTTCCACCACCACCAAAAAGGCCTTTGTGGACTCCAATTTGAAGGCGTTTGATTTGGGGTTTGAGGCCGCCGCGAAAGCATAG